In Halorussus lipolyticus, a genomic segment contains:
- a CDS encoding Eco57I restriction-modification methylase domain-containing protein, translated as MVTEQISAADIQAWNSLDAVADSLVGRGLEVISRSDEQIELAFTGDATACITAIEEGQSPESALPIEDLTQQFDLIVVATWNAGRFDLYSKPVSATGLGQTTIVHLGFEKGDINTDTGTSRRLVERLNQIDGYDADSLSEVFDDEYVIESFATGYQEMVDTVAEAIDADPDVNVQARRRYGQRLTNRLVYLYLLQHTGVIPEAYLEQQQGPASVAGQNVYEEFYSPLFDGEVPKETHNNLRPYLQTFLFEETSSEAAGQVRLPTSTSVVNKLFSDILEFLADWNWQVGSSHDIRHATSVTPRVIGLALERYINKQHTGAYHTPDRLRHSLVSKTLRESLLGTLNQQTDSEYESLSQLFEPDPDTPERNPNLEAINQLYFDVLPEFHVVDPAVGSGSFIQEAQVYLIDVYTECLQHLASAQTGTRGDLPEFETTSERIQFARLLAVRRNLFGVDLNPEAIELTRFRLQLSVFDSASEEPLRELRVLEYHSEYNFFTGNSLIGYTDSFSNQPEGTSITLSDYTSAYEEYKELVWEYRQAVGDDITDTKQRINEKVTELNNELTETFSEQYASLLEEETSAAQIADKMTPFHWWVGFPNIMADGGFDAVISNPPWQSLKDVGSETPKGISGRHFRGESDASTEDEIGIDQQRTYFENTYEFGGNRRLNLSGLFIERAMEIAAPTAVVSMLTPGALFRERSFESIRRSLVREKELQRIIGFENHGIFPDIHRQYEFGLVQFINSGTTHILRAKFRQPSLDILGEDELSFPAVSRNLLNSYSPSLLAFPPIESQDDVEAYETIVQHQRLDSEDGWQVAPSRGIHQTRQGDTLLEEPGDYPIYRGRNIYQYTHDAAYYDVDPPKYWGVNEGGNQASAKGVIRDREIRTLTHQYPVNTHGNTVTFEDGETIPASDIPMPYEEYRIAYRDIATSSNERTVIATVLPPNVLSVNTIHTVHPHSWREPGTLPNSATKAALFEPRYTPKELFCLLGILNSTPFDYLLRSKIETHLSDYLITESQAPKPPIESDIAESIWKPAARLNCYGERFQPLRDELDIDVIEEVEARAETQASIDATVFHAYGFEDPEIVWSVLDSLPRVRSPRVLNEAYFDTVINRFEQFRGEF; from the coding sequence GTGGTTACGGAACAGATTTCAGCGGCAGATATTCAGGCTTGGAATTCACTCGATGCAGTTGCAGATTCATTAGTTGGCCGAGGGTTGGAAGTAATTTCTCGCTCTGACGAGCAGATTGAACTTGCGTTTACCGGAGATGCGACAGCCTGTATAACGGCCATTGAGGAGGGCCAATCACCCGAATCAGCGCTTCCGATAGAGGACCTCACCCAGCAGTTTGATCTCATTGTTGTAGCCACATGGAATGCGGGGAGATTTGATCTCTACTCTAAGCCAGTTTCAGCAACAGGACTTGGTCAGACTACGATAGTTCACCTCGGATTTGAGAAAGGTGACATCAATACAGACACCGGGACTTCCCGACGCCTAGTAGAACGATTGAATCAAATCGATGGATATGACGCTGACTCTCTTTCTGAGGTGTTTGATGATGAATACGTCATCGAGAGCTTCGCAACCGGTTACCAAGAGATGGTGGACACTGTAGCTGAAGCTATTGATGCTGATCCTGACGTCAACGTGCAAGCGCGTCGTCGATATGGACAACGGCTCACCAATCGACTCGTATACCTTTACCTCCTTCAGCACACTGGCGTGATTCCGGAGGCCTATCTGGAACAACAGCAGGGACCAGCGTCTGTGGCAGGGCAAAATGTCTATGAGGAGTTCTACTCACCCCTTTTTGATGGGGAAGTCCCAAAAGAGACTCACAATAATCTGCGTCCATACCTGCAAACCTTCCTTTTTGAGGAGACTTCCAGCGAGGCTGCTGGTCAAGTGCGGCTCCCAACATCAACATCTGTAGTAAATAAACTGTTCTCTGACATCCTCGAATTCTTAGCAGACTGGAATTGGCAAGTTGGTAGCTCCCACGATATCCGGCACGCAACAAGCGTGACTCCTCGCGTGATTGGACTCGCTCTTGAACGTTATATTAACAAACAACATACCGGAGCATATCACACACCAGACCGCCTCAGACACTCTCTCGTCTCAAAGACACTTCGTGAGTCACTACTTGGGACACTCAACCAACAGACGGACAGTGAGTATGAGTCACTAAGTCAACTCTTCGAACCAGATCCAGATACTCCCGAGCGCAATCCGAATCTGGAAGCTATCAACCAACTCTACTTTGATGTTCTCCCAGAGTTCCACGTCGTCGATCCGGCGGTGGGCAGCGGTTCATTCATCCAAGAAGCGCAAGTCTATCTAATCGACGTTTACACCGAATGCCTCCAACATCTCGCCTCTGCTCAAACAGGCACCCGAGGTGATTTGCCAGAATTTGAGACTACTAGTGAGCGCATACAGTTTGCTCGTCTACTTGCAGTCCGACGAAATTTATTCGGCGTAGATTTGAATCCAGAGGCGATTGAGTTGACACGGTTTCGACTGCAGTTGTCAGTTTTCGATAGCGCTAGTGAGGAACCACTTCGTGAGCTTCGCGTACTCGAATACCACTCGGAATATAACTTCTTCACTGGAAACAGCCTGATCGGATATACAGATAGTTTCAGTAATCAGCCAGAGGGCACTTCAATTACTCTCTCTGATTATACGAGTGCGTATGAAGAATACAAAGAATTGGTCTGGGAATATCGACAGGCTGTTGGAGATGATATTACAGATACCAAGCAGCGCATCAACGAGAAAGTCACTGAGTTGAATAATGAACTGACAGAGACGTTCTCGGAACAATATGCTTCCTTGCTCGAAGAAGAAACCAGCGCTGCTCAGATAGCGGACAAGATGACACCATTTCACTGGTGGGTCGGATTCCCCAATATCATGGCCGATGGAGGGTTCGATGCGGTCATCAGTAACCCACCGTGGCAGAGTCTCAAAGACGTTGGTAGTGAGACCCCGAAAGGAATCTCTGGTAGACATTTTAGAGGAGAGTCTGATGCCTCCACAGAAGACGAAATAGGGATCGACCAGCAGCGAACGTATTTCGAAAACACGTATGAGTTTGGAGGCAACCGCAGACTGAACCTTAGCGGTCTCTTTATCGAGCGTGCAATGGAGATTGCGGCACCGACCGCAGTCGTTTCGATGTTAACTCCTGGGGCGCTATTCCGAGAGCGTTCGTTCGAATCGATTCGTCGATCGCTCGTTCGTGAGAAAGAACTACAGCGAATAATCGGGTTTGAAAACCACGGTATTTTCCCAGACATCCACAGACAGTACGAGTTCGGGCTCGTCCAATTCATTAATTCTGGCACGACACATATACTTCGAGCGAAATTCCGTCAACCGTCTCTCGACATCCTCGGTGAAGATGAGTTGTCATTTCCAGCAGTATCCCGAAACCTACTCAACTCGTATTCACCGTCACTTCTAGCATTCCCGCCTATAGAATCACAAGACGATGTTGAGGCGTACGAAACTATTGTCCAGCACCAGCGCCTAGACTCCGAAGATGGCTGGCAGGTCGCTCCTTCCCGAGGCATCCATCAAACTCGACAAGGTGATACACTACTGGAGGAGCCAGGTGATTATCCAATTTATCGAGGACGGAATATCTACCAATATACCCACGATGCAGCCTATTATGACGTAGATCCGCCAAAATATTGGGGCGTCAATGAGGGAGGTAACCAAGCGAGCGCCAAAGGCGTAATCCGAGATCGAGAGATTCGGACACTCACCCACCAATATCCTGTAAACACACACGGAAATACAGTCACCTTCGAGGACGGGGAGACAATACCTGCTTCAGATATCCCGATGCCATATGAGGAATACCGAATTGCGTATCGGGACATCGCGACGTCGTCGAATGAGCGGACAGTCATTGCTACCGTTCTCCCCCCGAATGTTCTCAGTGTCAATACGATCCACACGGTCCACCCGCATAGCTGGCGGGAACCGGGGACTCTGCCAAACAGTGCGACGAAAGCAGCACTCTTCGAGCCACGGTACACCCCAAAGGAACTCTTCTGTTTACTCGGAATCCTCAATAGCACACCCTTCGACTACCTGCTCCGGTCTAAAATCGAGACACACCTGTCCGACTACCTGATTACAGAATCCCAAGCGCCAAAGCCACCCATCGAGAGCGACATCGCCGAGAGCATTTGGAAACCTGCGGCACGGCTAAATTGTTACGGGGAACGGTTCCAACCACTTCGTGACGAACTTGATATTGACGTAATTGAGGAAGTTGAAGCACGGGCAGAGACACAGGCGAGTATTGATGCTACTGTTTTCCATGCGTATGGATTCGAAGATCCAGAGATAGTATGGTCGGTTCTTGACTCCTTACCGCGGGTGCGAAGCCCGCGTGTCCTCAATGAAGCATATTTTGACACGGTCATCAATCGATTTGAGCAGTTTCGAGGTGAGTTCTGA